TATCCCAAAGCGTGCAGCAGCCATCGAGAACATTCCAAAAcctcaaacaaagaaacaggtTATGTCCTTTTTAGGAATGACCTGTTAGTTCGATTCATGGCAAAAGATCGACTGCACACCAAAAAGTGACTTGGAAAAACGAAGCAGAGCAAGCTTTCATTAATCTGAAACAAACCCTGCAGGACACGGTTTCATGATATCTGACCTGCTCCAAGAGCATGGAAAACAGAATGAGACCAGCAGCATACTTCTCATCCGAGCTTGAGGCCAGATGACTTCCCATTTGTCTGAGAGCAGTAGTTGCTGCTGAAAAAACCTGGTCTGGCATCAAGAGATTTGCTCGGTGATCAAAATCTAACACTGCTTGTGTCTCATTCTGTGTCAGTAATCCTGTTGGAGCAGACAACAGCACGTCTCTCTGCAGCAAGGCGGTTGAGACATCATGCAGTGCATCTGGAAATGCCAAATGTGACCGTGAAAACACTGTACTGCGCTACTGTATCCAGCTACTCTTCTCCCAACAGCGGCAGATGAAGAGCCACATGGCCGCATGGAGGCCACAAGTGGAGTACGCAGCCCAAGACCTGACCTCAGTGACACACTAGTGATTGATGCAGAGCTGGAGTTGTTTTTTGACGGCTCAGCGTCCAGAGATCAGACAGCAGGCATAAACAATGAAGGTTCTGCGGTGGTCACACAGAAGGACATGTCGAAAGCTGAACCACTGCCTTCGCATTTCTCTGCAAAAGCAGCAGGAGCTAGAAGCGCCCACAGAAGCATGCAAATCGGCGAAAGGGAAAACAGCAAACATCGACACAGATGGTAGATGCACGTTTTACAGCAACAGGAAAAGCTTTAGCATCACGGACTGATGATGAGGATAGATAGTTGAAGGTTTAAGTTAGCATAAAATGCTAAAAGGGGGGATTGTAGGGGAAATGACACATCGAGCATGAATATCTTTATTGCACATGTTTGAATACAGTTACTGCACATGTGATCATATTCAGTTTCCACCGTGTTTGATCATTCTGAACCTCACCGTGTCACCTTTAACTGAGATAacctcagcctgctgctgaCCGTTTAGACAGGCCAAGGCTGAGGTTCTGCGTCAGTTTGTTGCAAGTTTGccacagaagaaagaaaaatcagacgCGAAGCTGTGTGATTCGGGCCCTCGGCTCCCAGTTCTCAGCAGGTAGGATGCGGAGGCAGGATTCCTCCAGGGGAGAAGACACTGATAAAGACATGAACAAAGAGGGAACAATTACTTGCCGACGGTAAATCTTCTGAAGGTGACGGGGTGCTGTGTAACTCTCTGTGTCGGGCGTGGCTACCACTATAATCACCATTGTTATGTACTCCCATGATATTATGTAACACCtaggactttaaaaaaaaaaaaaattctaataatGATGCAGAGGATGTTTTGCTTCTATCAGCCTTGTGATCATTTTTTcaatacactgaaaaaatggGAAAGATTTTCAAATGTTGCCGAATGCTGGCGTAATAATACTACAAGACAAGAACAGTTTGAATAATAACAGGAATAATAACAGTcgtaaatataataaaattggTAAACGATAacaaaaagttttctaaaaaagttttctaaaaaaaaaaaaatcaatctacTCCTCtcttaaattatattttattacattatcagttatatattttactagtactttatgtatatttttacattttaatacctTGTCCTATATCTGATAAATGTTTCGGTTAataaggtaaaaaaagaaaatggagaagaaaTTAAGGAATTTGCACAGTGATTGAGATTAgttcatataataataataataataataatcacataataataatgtcacataatacagacaacaaaacattttcaagttatagttttttttaactttattaaatGAAGTCTACCATATAGAACttaacatataaaaaaatacattgttgaAAATCCATACCGGAAGTAGCTTCCTCGGTTTAAGTTTGAAAGGGCTGACCGGATGTCCTGTTGTTATTGATGTGGCTAGCCCGGGCTACCTTGACGCTGGTCCTCTGGTGAATGAATGACATCATGCGGgctgctgtctgtctccatctgcGACATGACGCCTTCAGACAGTAACGGTTAGACGTTTATTTACAGTCTGCCGTTAAACCACACTCGGTAAGAGCTGCACGTTAAATCCGCTTCATGCTCGGTAATGATTCAGCGGTGGTTCCTGTTTGCTAGCTAGCGTTAGCCGCTGCCCTCCGGCAGGGCTAGCGTCGGAGTTGGCTAGAGATGCGAAGGACTGTGGGAGGAATCGACCTGTTACGCGGCTATTTGGACGCAGGAAAACcaactgtgaaatgaaaaagatcCCGCTCGGGTTGTTTGTGTCTGGGGGGGTGAAGCCGCTGCTCGCCCGCTCAGGTCCCCCGCTGCCGCCCGGTCTGTCATCTTGGCTCTGATTGAGGTTgaaagtgacacattttcaatgCCAGTCACCGTGGTGTCATATGCTGCCACGTCGTCCTGGATCACAGGAATGACATAGCTCACTTATGCGTGGAAGTATAGCAGCGTTGCACCGACAGAAAGTATGCGGTGAGCAGTGTACAATTGCGCGCTAATCACGCGAGTCATCGTCGGGCGCTTTGTCTTTTTCTAAAGGGTAAATAACTGGACTTGAAGGAGAAGACGCAGCTACAGACTTGGAAACTTTTCAGTGGGGCTTGGGCAGACTGGGGAACGGCGATAATGAACGGTACATTATCAGTAGTCACATTGGTTAGTCGGTGCAGTAAAGGGACGTCAAACAAGCAAACTTAGGTCATCGTAATTATGGAAGAAGATCAGTAAATAGAGGATGTTTTCTAACTCCAAATATCCCGCGGGCAGAGACAGATTGGGAGACAAAATAATTGTGCCCTCAGTTGCAAGTAGGCAAACACTTCATCTGCCAGTTTTCTTCTGAAATCAattcaaagaataaaaaaacacacactgagaattTAAACTGATATTTGCACCGTACTAAATTCAAATCGGTAAAAAGTCTTAAGTGTCGCCCCGTTatgattcagtttttattgaggCGCTTCTACTCTGTTTGGTTCTACTTACTTCAATGACAAACTGTAACGGCGACTtgtgtagttttgttttattgattttttttgttgagtttttcaaatatatgaaaaatgtcttcaaatgtcttttttgttttgctcgaccaacagtccaacagATACAGATAAACACAGATATTCAACATGTGATCGCATAATACAAACATAAGCAGACCAtctttaaatttaagaaaatggaACTCGAGGAATATTTGGCATTCTTGCTTGATgatgactaaaatgattaatcagttatcaagaTATTGCCAAGTGCATTTCTGTTAATCagtaaattgattaatcagctgtgtttcagctctaaatctaatatttttcttttactattaATCAATTCATCTTTTAGCctgtaaaatttcagaaaaatgtcagtttccGGAGTTCAAGAATACATCTTTAAATAGTTCAAATCCCAAatatgtttagtttttattgacGTAAAACAGAAATGAGCAGCAAATCCAGgatttcagaagctggaaccagagaatatttggtcttttttcttcacagaggACAAATTTTTTTGTCCATCGACTCTTTGAATGCTAATTGCTTTCTTCTGTGTTCCAGGTGTCGAGTGATGCAGCAGAAGTTGTGTTCCAGAGGTTCTGGTTCTTTCCTCTTAGAGAGGAACGGCCAGGCCTGCGGCGCCGTCACCGCCTCCATCACCTCCTGCGACCTCCCCTTCCGCTGCCCCCGCTGCGGGGAGCAGGAGCGTTTTCGCAGTCTGGCCTCGCTCCGTGCCCACCTGGAGTACCGCCACTCATACCGCTCGCCGGACGCGGTCACCGGGGGCTTCAGCATCACCGGCAAACTCCCCGACCCCCTGACAGCGGCGATGCCCTGGCAAGACATGAGCCTCCCAACACGCAGGGGGCAGCAAAGCACAAGACGGCCACCCCATGCACGCTCCCTCAGCGACAGCAGAGACAGCGGATACCTCCACTCCTACAGCTCTGTGAGGAGGCGCACCCAGAGTGTCGGGGTGGGGACGCaggccgaggaggaggaggaggaagatgaagaggaagaggaagggggcacagaagatgaagatgtaggagaagaggatgaggaggaagacaatggtgaagagagagatggaggtaGAAATGAGGAGGATATCAAAATGTCCACCAAAAAAGCAGACGCAGGCCACCATCACCTCAACCACTGTCACTTTCCGTTCCCTCGTCTGGCTCCTCTTGGCCCCCCGCCGGACCCGGACCCGGATCCCGACCcggacctggacctggacctggacctggtCGGTGCGTTCAGATTTACGTACATGCTTATGTCACATTTTATGGAGCAGGGTCTAATTTAAAGATGTGGGTTTTTAATAAGTGACAGAAATTCACAGTGGCTGTTTCAGAGTCACTTTAgtgttgagattgtttttgGGGACACCTCAGATGTCGTTCGGGGGATTCAGTGATCAGTAATCCCGATCGCAGTATCCAACAGTACAGTCACGGTTACATCTGCAGTGACTCTTATTTCCTTTACTGTAACCACCAGAGCAGAACTCGTACTCCGGTTTGGAGACGGCGGCGGCCTCGGCCGCAGTGCGCCGGCGACTGGCCAGCATCCTGCGGGCGGCCGACAGCACCATGCAGCGCCGGCTGGCCAGGGTGAGCACGGAGCTGGCCCAGACCGACACGGAGCTCCTGTGTGAGCGCGCTCACTCGCAGCACCTGGCCCAGGAGAGGCAGGAGGTCGCCGAGCGGGAGAGGTCGTTGAGCAGGCAGGTGGACGTGGCTGTCATGGTGATCGCTGCGCTGAGGGAGCAGCTCAACGCCTCAGAGAATGAACTGGAACGGCGAGAGAGGTAAACGGGCCACAGGTTTGACCGATGAGCGCTTCTGAAGGCCTTAAAGGGAAACTCCACCTCAGCGTGTGTTTCCAGGTGATGCGGAGTCTAAGtacatatgtgaaaaaattaGTGTAAAGCCTTTAGTGCCTGAGCTGATAAACGTCCTCAGCTGATGTCACCTGAGTCGGCGTCGGTCGGGTTTGAAGAATACAAGTTTCATCGGGGGGTGTGGAGTTAGCTGCAGGCTGCGGGCTCCGGGACACATTAGCACGACCCAGCTGTGGGATCACTGTTGATATCCACAGCAGCCAGTAAACGGGCCTCTCACAGTCTAATGTGTCCTGCTGGCGTGCACCCAGGACACCCTGATGGTAGATCTGGTCATGCGTGGATCACCTGAAATGTCAAATCTCAGTCTGCCAGACATCTTAAAAACTACTTGAACGTCTGTCAGAGCCGAGAAATTTGACATGAATAGACTGCTGGAAAAATGTTGCTCAAAGCTCACGATCAAACTCCTTTAGCCACGAGGAGCAAATGTAGTTGTTGGCATGGGGGCTCCTTCGATTGCAATTCTCACCCTTTTCCTTGTTTAGAGGTATTATTGGTGTTATCATTGGTATATTATTAGTATAAAGGTGGTTACTGACTTTCATTTTAGCAGTGaccttgggttttttttttaactgcttttatGAGCTGCTCACTGGACCAGTCAGGGTTGAGTAGTACATCTATTCAGATGCTGTGCTCACAATGTAATTTTGGCTTTCCAGGGAGGTGATAACCATCCAGAAGTTTCTGGAAGCGGCGGCTCGACAGGAGACCTGCGGCAAAGTGCGAATCCAGCGCTTCATCGAGAACCTGCTGAGACGCATCGCTCTGGCCGAGAGACTGGTGGAGTATTACCAGGTTAACGGCAGCCCGCCACAGTGCAACCACTACAAGGTACCACAACACACATGTGCAGAATTCTTCGCTCGGtcacgtacacaaacacacactgacgtCAAATCACTGGGCGGATCAAAGTTTGAGAACTTTTGGATTTTTGTCTGTGGTCGTTGAGTGCTGtcgtgaaaaaaaacatgaattttgaCCTTGTCTGTCTCCTCAACAGCACCAGCAGCCAACTGATAATGGACCTCACAGAATTACTAAAAGCAGGTGAGTACCCGGTCACACCGGAATTCgtgacagcaaaataaaatagttaGAGCAGAGTCACCACAGTCAGGGGATTCTTTGGGGAGGAGAATAAAATTTCACGTAGAATTCCACTTTGGTGCGCTTTGACGGGAAAGtctattagaaaaataaaaacaaaacagctaaccgattaatattaaacaaataaatacacatatgtAATTACATGATcatattaatcaataaattggCTTTTGCTACGGACAGAGACCCAGTTAGATGAACGACCCTGCCACATTTGTCGGGATTTAGAGACAGACTCTGTGGCAGTAATTGAGAAAAATGCTGTCATGAAACATTTTTAGATAAAAACTGCTGGAGTGAAATCAAAACCATCTGCAATAAACTCTGTACCCGCAGGATTAAATCGCATTTCATAATAAGGAGCTGCGTTCAACAATTCtctttgttcatttcattttatttactttcgTGTTTTGTCGTTTATTCATATGAttatgatttgtttatttaatattgaaaactTTGGGTCGCCAAAACAATTTGTCTCATTGACCATTTGCAAATCATATCGACAGCTGTGGACTTAAAGGTCCTAAAAGGAGGAAGCCATAGTGTCAGCTATTTTCGGGCCCTAAATCCGGCGGCGTACATTAAACATTCAAAGCTGGTGTACTCGCCAAAGCTACCTGCTGAATGTGAGGGTTTGGAGAAACTATGATAGTTTGATGCTTAGTTTTCCCTGAAGAACTTTGTGTTGTGGAAGGACTTTTAATAAGTGGTTGGGGGTATTAGTATTTTGGCCTCCTGTAGGCTTAAAAGGTGGCATTTCAAAGtcggttgtttttctttcaaagaacACCAGTTTGAATTAATgtcagttacaaaaaaaaaaaaacaactgtatatATCTCGTAACCAGCTGCCTGACAAGGCAACTAACAGTTGTGAGAACATTACCTTATTAACTAATCAGATTCAGCCTTAAAAAGGCTTCTTGCTCGGCAGGAATCGTCCTCTAACAGGGCAGGAGGTAAACCGCTGCTCCATCTTGCTGCTGGTCTGAATCAAAGTCAAAAGGTTGCTGCTAAATCATTCACGAGGACTCGTGTGTCGTCTGTCAGATTTCCGAGTTGTCGTCATGTTTAATTCATCGCTAAACATGTGACACTTTGTCCTTCCTCTTGGTCACCGGAGTGGGATTGCCTGTCTGTCAGTGAACTCGGGACGGTATCGGCTCTCAAAATATCAGCAGTGACGTGAGCGGAGGGGTTTGGTGCGCTGTTGCAAACTAAAAAATCAGCGAGCCTAGGTGTAACCGTTTGCTCTGAAGCGAATCTTCCCGGTTGCTGCTCCAAGCAGATTAAAAGAAATGCGAACAAAAGAAGAGTTTGAAAAAGCCACATTAAGAAGAAAATGGTGTACCTGCAATAACTGCTGCTTATTTTCAG
This region of Xiphias gladius isolate SHS-SW01 ecotype Sanya breed wild chromosome 11, ASM1685928v1, whole genome shotgun sequence genomic DNA includes:
- the znf365 gene encoding protein ZNF365 isoform X4; this encodes MQQKLCSRGSGSFLLERNGQACGAVTASITSCDLPFRCPRCGEQERFRSLASLRAHLEYRHSYRSPDAVTGGFSITGKLPDPLTAAMPWQDMSLPTRRGQQSTRRPPHARSLSDSRDSGYLHSYSSVRRRTQSVGVGTQAEEEEEEDEEEEEGGTEDEDVGEEDEEEDNGEERDGGRNEEDIKMSTKKADAGHHHLNHCHFPFPRLAPLGPPPDPDPDPDPDLDLDLDLVEQNSYSGLETAAASAAVRRRLASILRAADSTMQRRLARVSTELAQTDTELLCERAHSQHLAQERQEVAERERSLSRQVDVAVMVIAALREQLNASENELERREREVITIQKFLEAAARQETCGKVRIQRFIENLLRRIALAERLVEYYQVNGSPPQCNHYKHQQPTDNGPHRITKSRSAGGQLSSSGLHDSRTHSSSQFGSRPPFSKPGGERDREREHRERLAQSSRLFCRPEHRDDIWNHQRRRSTGYEA
- the znf365 gene encoding protein ZNF365 isoform X6, translated to MQQKLCSRGSGSFLLERNGQACGAVTASITSCDLPFRCPRCGEQERFRSLASLRAHLEYRHSYRSPDAVTGGFSITGKLPDPLTAAMPWQDMSLPTRRGQQSTRRPPHARSLSDSRDSGYLHSYSSVRRRTQSVGVGTQAEEEEEEDEEEEEGGTEDEDVGEEDEEEDNGEERDGGRNEEDIKMSTKKADAGHHHLNHCHFPFPRLAPLGPPPDPDPDPDPDLDLDLDLVEQNSYSGLETAAASAAVRRRLASILRAADSTMQRRLARVSTELAQTDTELLCERAHSQHLAQERQEVAERERSLSRQVDVAVMVIAALREQLNASENELERREREVITIQKFLEAAARQETCGKVRIQRFIENLLRRIALAERLVEYYQVNGSPPQCNHYKHQQPTDNGPHRITKSRSAGGQLSSSGLHDSRTHSSSQFGSRPPFSKPGGERDREREHRERLAQSSRLFCRPEHRDDIWNHQRRRSTG
- the znf365 gene encoding protein ZNF365 isoform X3; amino-acid sequence: MQQKLCSRGSGSFLLERNGQACGAVTASITSCDLPFRCPRCGEQERFRSLASLRAHLEYRHSYRSPDAVTGGFSITGKLPDPLTAAMPWQDMSLPTRRGQQSTRRPPHARSLSDSRDSGYLHSYSSVRRRTQSVGVGTQAEEEEEEDEEEEEGGTEDEDVGEEDEEEDNGEERDGGRNEEDIKMSTKKADAGHHHLNHCHFPFPRLAPLGPPPDPDPDPDPDLDLDLDLVEQNSYSGLETAAASAAVRRRLASILRAADSTMQRRLARVSTELAQTDTELLCERAHSQHLAQERQEVAERERSLSRQVDVAVMVIAALREQLNASENELERREREVITIQKFLEAAARQETCGKVRIQRFIENLLRRIALAERLVEYYQVNGSPPQCNHYKHQQPTDNGPHRITKSRSAGGQLSSSGLHDSRTHSSSQFGSRPPFSKPGGERDREREHRERLAQSSRLFCRPEHRDDIWNHQRRRSTGCHLGVKASL
- the znf365 gene encoding protein ZNF365 isoform X2, whose protein sequence is MQQKLCSRGSGSFLLERNGQACGAVTASITSCDLPFRCPRCGEQERFRSLASLRAHLEYRHSYRSPDAVTGGFSITGKLPDPLTAAMPWQDMSLPTRRGQQSTRRPPHARSLSDSRDSGYLHSYSSVRRRTQSVGVGTQAEEEEEEDEEEEEGGTEDEDVGEEDEEEDNGEERDGGRNEEDIKMSTKKADAGHHHLNHCHFPFPRLAPLGPPPDPDPDPDPDLDLDLDLVEQNSYSGLETAAASAAVRRRLASILRAADSTMQRRLARVSTELAQTDTELLCERAHSQHLAQERQEVAERERSLSRQVDVAVMVIAALREQLNASENELERREREVITIQKFLEAAARQETCGKVRIQRFIENLLRRIALAERLVEYYQVNGSPPQCNHYKHQQPTDNGPHRITKSRSAGGQLSSSGLHDSRTHSSSQFGSRPPFSKPGGERDREREHRERLAQSSRLFCRPEHRDDIWNHQRRRSTGRGPTECSPSPTSLLPKQD
- the znf365 gene encoding protein ZNF365 isoform X5, which produces MQQKLCSRGSGSFLLERNGQACGAVTASITSCDLPFRCPRCGEQERFRSLASLRAHLEYRHSYRSPDAVTGGFSITGKLPDPLTAAMPWQDMSLPTRRGQQSTRRPPHARSLSDSRDSGYLHSYSSVRRRTQSVGVGTQAEEEEEEDEEEEEGGTEDEDVGEEDEEEDNGEERDGGRNEEDIKMSTKKADAGHHHLNHCHFPFPRLAPLGPPPDPDPDPDPDLDLDLDLVEQNSYSGLETAAASAAVRRRLASILRAADSTMQRRLARVSTELAQTDTELLCERAHSQHLAQERQEVAERERSLSRQVDVAVMVIAALREQLNASENELERREREVITIQKFLEAAARQETCGKVRIQRFIENLLRRIALAERLVEYYQVNGSPPQCNHYKHQQPTDNGPHRITKSRSAGGQLSSSGLHDSRTHSSSQFGSRPPFSKPGGERDREREHRERLAQSSRLFCRPEHRDDIWNHQRRRSTGN
- the znf365 gene encoding uncharacterized protein znf365 isoform X1, with translation MQQKLCSRGSGSFLLERNGQACGAVTASITSCDLPFRCPRCGEQERFRSLASLRAHLEYRHSYRSPDAVTGGFSITGKLPDPLTAAMPWQDMSLPTRRGQQSTRRPPHARSLSDSRDSGYLHSYSSVRRRTQSVGVGTQAEEEEEEDEEEEEGGTEDEDVGEEDEEEDNGEERDGGRNEEDIKMSTKKADAGHHHLNHCHFPFPRLAPLGPPPDPDPDPDPDLDLDLDLVEQNSYSGLETAAASAAVRRRLASILRAADSTMQRRLARVSTELAQTDTELLCERAHSQHLAQERQEVAERERSLSRQVDVAVMVIAALREQLNASENELERREREVITIQKFLEAAARQETCGKVRIQRFIENLLRRIALAERLVEYYQVNGSPPQCNHYKHQQPTDNGPHRITKSRSAGGQLSSSGLHDSRTHSSSQFGSRPPFSKPGGERDREREHRERLAQSSRLFCRPEHRDDIWNHQRRRSTGAKWRRSLPVTILMVDVVRRSTPRPNNVSDISLASGTRHSSSVKISPRVESGVHGAVVRDVLPDFSLELVTNRFRIGLKFCQTSCGSVDVQFEVQTPDLSPEQLTIGLPDDRLVSWQVGNFGRLCSLSRSMVRFHDCCQKSRYELK